Genomic window (Manduca sexta isolate Smith_Timp_Sample1 chromosome 26, JHU_Msex_v1.0, whole genome shotgun sequence):
GATGGTAAATTCTATATGAATAACATGAAAAAAACAACTGATATTACGAATTTGTTTAAAAGTGCTAAGTTAGATGGTAGCTATATAAAAGTATGCGCACCGATGGTCAGATATAGTAAAGTTCAGTTTAGGACGCTTgtaaaaaagtaagtaaaatacataatgtGTACCTTAGATCCAAAATTATAATGGAAGTAAtagtataaacattaaaaaaatatatattttatataacataaatagtactttactattaaattatttttacttatattttggaattgaattattttgacTAATAGGTTATGTTGaccatattttatgtttctttatttatttgttgctaACAGAAACTCGTAATGTtgatttcaatttcaaattatttctcTCTATAATTATTGACAAAGACGGTTACATTGTAATTTACGATTGTTGGTAACTAAGCAGCAGTTTGTTCAGTATTAACTCTACATAGTACCTATTACGTACTTACACTGTTCATTATTTTGCACatatttcatgttataaatttgattattttcagTTATGGAGTTGACTTGTGTTTCACACCAATGGTAATGGCTGATTCTTTTTGCCAAAATTCAAAAGCACGAGATTGTGAATTTTTGACTACAACTAATGACACACCACTAATCGTTCAGTTTGCTGCCAACAATCGCAATGACTTCGTAGATGCCACAAAACTGGTGTGTCCATATGTAGATGGGGTGGATCTTAATTGTGGCTGCCCTCAAAAGTGGGCCATGAAAGATGGATATGGATGCTCATTACTATCAAAACCtgaaattatttatgatctAGTGAAAGGGATCAGAAATAATCTACCCTCAAATTTTAGTGTGTCAGTGAAAATAAGAATATTGaaagaactaaaaaaaactataaccaTGTGTCAACAAATGGAAAAATGTGGAGTTAATTTTTTAACAGTTCATGGGCGAAATCCTTCTCAAAAGAGTACTGGGATGGTAGACACACTTGCACTTAAACATGTTTgtgaatcaataaaaatacctatgGTGGCCAATGGCGGTGTGAAAACTTTACTGGAAGCTGATAAAATGCATGAAGAAGTCCAATGTGATGGAGTTATGGCAGCGAGCGGATTATTAACAAATCCTGCACTATTCAGCGGAGCTAATAGAACCCCTTTGAGTTGTATCAAGCAATGGATGGATATGAAAGAtctaagtaaaaataacataacattCCAATGTTACCATCATCACTTAGTGTTCATGCTTGAAAAAGTTCTAACCAGGGAgcaaaaacaagtttttaatcATCTCGGCACTTTTGAAAGTGTTGATAACTATCTACAAAATAATCTGCTTCaaattgatgaaatattttcacctaaattaaatttagaagaATTTATCAGTTGTGAATTTCCTGATgaaattcttttaaaacataGCAGTAAGTGTAGGGGTTGTGGAAAAAGCACACATTATTGTATTTGTGAAGTGTACAGTAGTAATGAAACTGATGGAAATTACTTTACTAGTTGCGTTAATACTTATGATGATTTAGATCATATGAACTGGAATTTATTTGATGAACCTGTATAATATCCCATagtatataagtttttttttattataagatatgATGATTTcaattattctatttatttattaatagaatctttcccaatttttttaaagaaaaatctaaATTGTTATATAGTTTTGTTGCAATTTAAAACACTTGTTACAATGGAATTATTAATGATTTGTGTAGCTTGAGGATTAAGGAAGCAGTTAGTAAAACTGTAACCTGCCCTTACTAATAAATGCTATGTACCTCTCAGTTATGCAACACTTTATCTTGTCTCCTCTGAtgatatgtatacataataccCTTCAACATAGCAATTATCAAAAATAGCACTGGATATTACAAAGTGTtataatacaatgtttattagTAGACTGGTTTGTAATGGAAGTTATATAAGGATAGAATGTGGTAGCAGTTTCTAATCTTTTGAACTTGCAGGGAAGTAAATGTATGGTGCTGAAGAATTAACACAATCATTAGcttaatattttctgttataaatagaaaaaaagatTGGAGCAAGACTGATAAAGTTACTGGTAACTGAGCCTATTTTATGAAGGAACTactttatttatgaaactttCTTATTGGAAGGTTTAAAAATCATAcatatataacttatttaagCTTCTGATTTTATGGCCAAAGGCATTTGCAGAAGCACAACCAATGAATATACGGTTCACGAAAGTTACCTTTTACACTTCAAATATGATTCTTCCATTATGATGAATTTTATGAGCTACTCACAAATTATACGACGTTTGTTTTTCGAATTGGGTGTAATTCTGGTTGCTCATCTTGGAAATGGaatctaaaatttataaattcctGATGCGACGAGTATGCTGCAGCAGTCATACTTGTAACgacttattataagtatattaataacacACTAGTGACAGCTAGGCTtttcgcaatgtctatttttggcGTGAAGCATTGTGCATACACTTATGTCCGGGTTTGGAATAGGTACATCGTAGCCCCTAAAATGACTGAGTATTATATAACCTGATATATGTAAAGTGTCAGGGTAATGAGCGCAGTTTACTGGTACgcagtgttttgtaatttaaagttcgaGTAGTTTTAAGTAAGTACTGATTACTCTTTTCGTCATTCAGttgactacacactacacacacactacacacactacacacacacacacatatatatatatatataaatagctaCTAGATTCTTAGATCTTTTTGGAGTATTATACAAATAGCATTGATTTTAGCGCCAAAATCATTATGCATTGCCAAATTCTCAACAAACGCTAGTACAATGTATCACACTTCGTACACTTTATGAACATGACTATGTGTATGATACATTTAGAGattattttactgttattttgGAACGTATACGCCTAATTTAGATATTATCTAAGGGACAATTATAAGGCGGCATTATTTATTCCGAGAATTCTCTGTGCATAATTGCCACCGGTGTAACTTT
Coding sequences:
- the LOC115444665 gene encoding tRNA-dihydrouridine(20a/20b) synthase [NAD(P)+]-like isoform X2, with amino-acid sequence MVMADSFCQNSKARDCEFLTTTNDTPLIVQFAANNRNDFVDATKLVCPYVDGVDLNCGCPQKWAMKDGYGCSLLSKPEIIYDLVKGIRNNLPSNFSVSVKIRILKELKKTITMCQQMEKCGVNFLTVHGRNPSQKSTGMVDTLALKHVCESIKIPMVANGGVKTLLEADKMHEEVQCDGVMAASGLLTNPALFSGANRTPLSCIKQWMDMKDLSKNNITFQCYHHHLVFMLEKVLTREQKQVFNHLGTFESVDNYLQNNLLQIDEIFSPKLNLEEFISCEFPDEILLKHSSKCRGCGKSTHYCICEVYSSNETDGNYFTSCVNTYDDLDHMNWNLFDEPV
- the LOC115444665 gene encoding tRNA-dihydrouridine(20a/20b) synthase [NAD(P)+]-like isoform X1 produces the protein MNNMKKTTDITNLFKSAKLDGSYIKVCAPMVRYSKVQFRTLVKNYGVDLCFTPMVMADSFCQNSKARDCEFLTTTNDTPLIVQFAANNRNDFVDATKLVCPYVDGVDLNCGCPQKWAMKDGYGCSLLSKPEIIYDLVKGIRNNLPSNFSVSVKIRILKELKKTITMCQQMEKCGVNFLTVHGRNPSQKSTGMVDTLALKHVCESIKIPMVANGGVKTLLEADKMHEEVQCDGVMAASGLLTNPALFSGANRTPLSCIKQWMDMKDLSKNNITFQCYHHHLVFMLEKVLTREQKQVFNHLGTFESVDNYLQNNLLQIDEIFSPKLNLEEFISCEFPDEILLKHSSKCRGCGKSTHYCICEVYSSNETDGNYFTSCVNTYDDLDHMNWNLFDEPV